The Nocardioides campestrisoli genome includes a window with the following:
- a CDS encoding IS256 family transposase has protein sequence MTAPHILDPAGLLGEALAEASPDLMRSLLQTIINALLSADADAVVGAEYGQPTPGRTAQRNGYRRRPLDTRVGTIDVAIPKLRKGTYFPEWLLERRKRSESALITVVADCYLAGVSTRRMDKLVKTLGIDSLSKSQVSRMAAELDEHVEQFRHRPLDAAGPFTFVAADALTMKVREGGRVINAVVLLATGVNGDGHREVLGMRVATSETGAAWNEFFADLVARGLTGVRLVTSDAHQGLVEAVAANLPGAAWQRCRTHYAANLMSVTPKAMWPAVKAMLHSVYDQPDRPAVHAQFDRLLDYVHGKLPEVHDHLDAARGDILAFTEFPKDVWTQIWSNNPAERLNREIRRRTDAVGIFPTRAAIVRLVGAVLAEQTDEWAEGRRYLGLDLLARCRVNLVPDIDTEIGADQLPALTA, from the coding sequence ATGACCGCACCACACATTCTCGACCCTGCCGGCCTGCTGGGTGAAGCCCTGGCCGAGGCGAGTCCGGATCTGATGCGTTCGCTGCTGCAGACGATCATCAACGCCCTGCTGTCCGCGGATGCCGACGCCGTCGTGGGCGCCGAGTACGGGCAGCCCACGCCGGGCCGCACGGCGCAGCGCAACGGCTACCGCCGCCGCCCGTTGGACACCCGGGTCGGCACCATCGACGTGGCGATCCCGAAGCTGCGGAAGGGCACCTACTTCCCCGAGTGGCTCCTGGAGCGCCGCAAGCGCTCGGAGTCCGCGCTGATCACGGTGGTGGCCGACTGCTATCTCGCCGGCGTCAGCACCCGGCGGATGGACAAGCTGGTCAAGACCCTGGGAATCGACTCCCTGTCGAAGTCGCAGGTCTCCCGGATGGCCGCCGAGCTGGATGAGCACGTCGAGCAGTTCCGCCACCGCCCCCTCGATGCTGCGGGCCCGTTCACCTTCGTCGCTGCTGACGCGCTCACCATGAAGGTCCGAGAGGGCGGCCGAGTGATCAACGCGGTGGTCCTGCTGGCCACCGGCGTCAACGGCGACGGACACCGCGAGGTCCTCGGCATGCGCGTGGCCACGAGTGAGACCGGGGCGGCGTGGAACGAGTTCTTCGCCGACCTCGTCGCCCGCGGCCTGACCGGTGTCCGTCTGGTCACCAGTGACGCCCACCAGGGCCTGGTCGAAGCGGTCGCAGCGAACCTGCCCGGAGCCGCCTGGCAACGCTGCCGCACCCACTACGCCGCGAACCTCATGAGCGTGACCCCGAAAGCGATGTGGCCGGCGGTCAAGGCGATGCTGCACTCGGTCTACGACCAGCCCGACCGTCCCGCGGTGCACGCCCAGTTCGACCGGCTCCTGGACTACGTCCACGGCAAGCTGCCCGAGGTCCACGACCACCTCGACGCCGCCCGCGGCGACATCCTCGCCTTCACCGAGTTCCCCAAGGACGTATGGACCCAGATCTGGTCCAACAACCCCGCCGAGCGGCTCAACCGCGAGATCCGGCGCCGCACCGACGCCGTAGGCATCTTCCCCACCCGCGCAGCCATCGTCCGCCTGGTCGGAGCCGTCCTGGCCGAGCAGACCGACGAATGGGCCGAAGGCCGCCGCTACCTCGGACTCGACCTCCTGGCCCGCTGCCGCGTCAACCTCGTCCCCGACATCGACACCGAGATCGGAGCTGATCAACTGCCCGCCCTGACCGCCTAG
- a CDS encoding DUF6112 family protein, whose product MNLPSAAAVLPVSINISPNSNGLPGIQQLRSIVGASMTIGLILAVLALIIAAVVWALGANSSNPHLAGRGKLGVLVALGAAIVCGASVTLVNFFWNVGQQV is encoded by the coding sequence ATGAACCTCCCCTCCGCAGCCGCCGTGCTGCCGGTCAGTATCAACATCAGCCCGAACTCGAACGGCCTGCCGGGCATCCAGCAGCTCCGCAGCATCGTGGGTGCGTCGATGACGATCGGCCTGATCCTCGCGGTGCTCGCTCTGATCATCGCGGCCGTCGTGTGGGCGCTCGGGGCCAACTCGTCCAACCCCCACCTCGCCGGCAGAGGCAAGCTCGGCGTCCTCGTCGCGCTCGGTGCGGCGATCGTGTGCGGAGCTTCGGTGACGTTGGTGAACTTCTTCTGGAACGTCGGCCAGCAGGTCTGA
- a CDS encoding GIY-YIG nuclease family protein, which produces MIRFTDFLPVPDPSRTKVKFNMRAGAGGADAWDLLLADDPEEWLDMNRHRERRNQSNNMGQAEYLLSFAQYYPYGPQYFIFGGFFKVAAQVPPVFGGPGYELILLPQHSSYVKRLIIKLAQPIGRNIYLRLYDGLQASTLNPEIYELAPDTKLGTFSGYQNVRLTHRELQRIIANDEPSWKEALSSVKGVYVITDLSNGQLYLGSASSEANGLWQRWASYAHLRDLTGHNKELERLKEDLGDAHIIDNFQYSILEIFDPKTRDGTILQRESFWKKALDTRHHGMNRN; this is translated from the coding sequence ATGATCAGGTTCACCGACTTCCTCCCTGTGCCGGATCCGTCCCGAACGAAAGTAAAATTCAACATGCGCGCCGGCGCCGGTGGCGCCGATGCCTGGGACCTGCTCCTCGCAGACGATCCCGAGGAATGGCTGGACATGAATCGGCACCGAGAGCGACGTAATCAGAGCAACAACATGGGCCAAGCCGAGTATTTGCTGAGCTTCGCCCAGTACTACCCGTACGGACCGCAGTACTTCATCTTTGGTGGATTCTTCAAGGTGGCCGCTCAGGTCCCGCCGGTCTTCGGTGGCCCGGGCTACGAGCTGATCCTGTTGCCTCAGCACTCGTCATACGTCAAGCGGTTGATCATCAAGCTGGCGCAACCCATCGGGCGAAACATCTACCTGCGCCTGTACGACGGTCTCCAAGCAAGCACCCTGAACCCCGAGATCTATGAACTCGCGCCAGACACCAAGCTTGGCACCTTCTCCGGATACCAGAACGTGCGCCTCACTCACCGAGAGCTTCAGCGGATCATCGCCAACGACGAGCCGAGCTGGAAGGAAGCGCTTTCGAGCGTAAAGGGCGTCTACGTCATCACGGACCTGAGCAACGGCCAGCTCTACCTCGGATCGGCATCCAGTGAGGCCAACGGGCTTTGGCAGAGGTGGGCCTCCTACGCCCATCTGCGGGACTTAACCGGGCATAACAAAGAACTTGAGCGACTCAAGGAAGACCTCGGGGATGCCCACATCATCGATAACTTCCAGTACTCGATCCTCGAGATCTTCGACCCTAAGACGAGGGACGGGACCATTCTGCAGCGTGAGTCCTTCTGGAAGAAGGCCCTCGACACCCGCCACCACGGCATGAACCGGAACTGA
- a CDS encoding DUF6112 family protein, translated as MVKPRVFVDAVGPNFGAVGGASELRAVVGALLTYGLIVAVLMLVISATTWAVASSSGSWHTAQKAKAGCFVALGGAVLTGAALTWANWLLGIGAHL; from the coding sequence ATGGTGAAACCTCGCGTCTTCGTGGACGCAGTCGGTCCCAACTTCGGCGCGGTCGGCGGCGCCAGTGAGCTCCGTGCAGTCGTCGGGGCCCTGCTGACATATGGCCTGATCGTCGCCGTCCTCATGCTCGTCATCTCGGCAACCACGTGGGCAGTTGCCTCGAGCTCTGGCAGCTGGCACACCGCCCAGAAGGCCAAGGCGGGGTGCTTCGTGGCCCTCGGGGGCGCAGTCTTGACGGGAGCTGCCCTCACCTGGGCCAACTGGCTGCTGGGCATCGGCGCACACCTCTAA
- a CDS encoding SCO6880 family protein, whose product MSTSPLAESRLTPVKFSRLSRRGVLLGLSGPQLVMVGLGAASLILGLYAGAVVLAFPLIAVAIALAFVGVGGRKLVEWTPIGARWVWRTAGGQLIYRRRIIRPRPAGTLALPGDAARLRQWVDPETGAVMVHDPHAATLTAIIGVAHPAFVLLDPAEQERRIVSWGRVLATACRSGRIACVQVMEGTLPDSGKGLAQWWDSHGSHDSTWASTTYAELIDRAGPTGERHSSTISISLDMKAASRASRAAGGGMKGAAAVLRQEMATLFAALRSADLSPNDWLSPGDLAMILRAAYDPAVAGALDRHGDLGRDLATAGPVAVTESWGSLRSDSAHHCVLWISEWPRSLVFPGFLAPVLLSSGIRRTFTLLYTPLRTDRAARDIRKKKTEYLSDAAQRQRIGQIEDVQQSAEYQDVLQQEADLTAGHGVLRCTGLVAITASDLDELERGVAAIEQAAIQASCETRRLWGQQAQSFAVAALPLGRIV is encoded by the coding sequence ATGAGCACCAGTCCCCTGGCCGAGTCGCGGCTCACGCCGGTGAAGTTCTCCCGACTGAGTCGACGAGGCGTGCTCCTCGGCCTCTCCGGTCCCCAGTTGGTGATGGTCGGTCTCGGCGCCGCCAGTTTGATCCTCGGTTTGTACGCCGGCGCCGTCGTCCTGGCCTTCCCCCTGATCGCGGTGGCCATCGCCTTGGCGTTCGTCGGCGTTGGCGGTCGCAAGCTCGTCGAGTGGACCCCCATCGGAGCACGCTGGGTATGGCGCACCGCCGGCGGACAGCTGATCTACCGCCGCCGGATCATCCGCCCACGCCCCGCCGGAACACTTGCGCTGCCTGGTGACGCCGCCCGACTCCGTCAATGGGTCGACCCGGAGACCGGAGCCGTCATGGTCCACGACCCCCACGCGGCGACCTTGACCGCGATCATCGGCGTGGCGCACCCCGCCTTCGTGCTCCTGGATCCCGCGGAGCAGGAACGTCGCATCGTCTCCTGGGGGCGAGTCCTGGCGACAGCCTGTCGCTCCGGGCGCATCGCGTGCGTCCAGGTCATGGAGGGCACGCTGCCCGATTCCGGCAAGGGGCTCGCTCAGTGGTGGGACAGCCACGGCAGTCACGACTCGACGTGGGCGTCGACGACGTACGCCGAGTTGATTGACCGAGCCGGTCCCACGGGTGAGCGGCACTCGAGCACCATCTCGATCTCGCTGGACATGAAGGCCGCGAGCCGGGCCTCTCGCGCCGCTGGCGGGGGCATGAAGGGCGCAGCCGCGGTGCTCCGCCAGGAGATGGCGACTCTGTTCGCCGCACTCAGGTCCGCCGACCTCTCCCCCAACGACTGGCTCTCCCCGGGTGACCTCGCGATGATCCTGCGCGCGGCCTACGACCCAGCCGTCGCCGGGGCGCTCGACCGCCACGGCGACCTGGGTCGCGACCTCGCCACCGCGGGACCCGTCGCCGTGACCGAATCCTGGGGAAGCCTGCGCAGCGACTCCGCACACCACTGCGTCCTCTGGATCAGCGAGTGGCCGCGATCCCTCGTGTTCCCAGGCTTCCTGGCTCCAGTCCTGCTGTCGTCTGGGATCCGCCGTACCTTCACCCTGCTCTACACGCCACTGCGGACAGATCGCGCCGCCAGGGACATCCGCAAGAAGAAGACCGAGTACCTCTCTGACGCCGCCCAGCGGCAGCGCATCGGCCAAATAGAAGACGTCCAGCAGTCGGCGGAATATCAGGACGTGCTGCAGCAAGAAGCCGATCTCACGGCCGGCCACGGCGTGCTGCGTTGCACCGGACTCGTCGCCATCACCGCCAGCGACCTTGACGAGCTCGAGCGTGGAGTGGCCGCGATCGAGCAGGCCGCGATCCAGGCCTCGTGCGAGACCCGGCGCCTCTGGGGCCAACAGGCCCAAAGCTTCGCAGTCGCCGCTTTGCCCCTTGGTCGAATCGTCTGA
- a CDS encoding type IV secretion system protein: MGVCDVPVIHSVCNAAGEAAGEIVTAPFNWLAQGMGGAAQWMFESVWRVMATTTIVDVTSGEYTKVYNIMFGIGVFVMLAFFMLQVMGGMIRREPAALSRAALGLAKSILGSFAALALLATALETTDQLCVGIVNAAGTDMDEMGGKVGALAAGLGTINLAAPGAGAILTIFLASLAIVGAMTVWISLLIRKALLLIAIVLAPIALAGSSWDHTRSWASRWATFVIAMILSKVVLVVIFLLATAQISAPIDADLESVSQPIAGVVLMLMAGFAPYLTYKAIAFMGFDMYNAMSAEQEAKSSLNRPMPVPLSRRGGAAEPAKVLGGGGGGGAGVGTQMPATPGGVGPSGGAAGSWGAGGAGAPVGSAAAGAAAGAVVLKQSVAAGPRLGNFVAAQAKTQTDRDHAAPPESTPPGVADPQLSSSARTR, from the coding sequence ATGGGTGTGTGCGACGTGCCGGTGATCCACTCGGTCTGCAACGCCGCGGGCGAGGCAGCCGGAGAGATCGTCACGGCGCCGTTCAACTGGCTGGCTCAGGGAATGGGCGGGGCGGCGCAGTGGATGTTCGAGTCGGTCTGGAGGGTCATGGCCACGACGACCATCGTCGACGTGACGAGCGGTGAGTACACGAAGGTCTACAACATCATGTTCGGCATCGGGGTCTTCGTCATGTTGGCCTTCTTCATGCTCCAGGTCATGGGCGGGATGATCCGGCGCGAACCCGCGGCGCTCTCCAGGGCCGCGCTCGGGCTGGCGAAGTCGATACTCGGCTCGTTCGCGGCACTCGCCTTGTTGGCTACGGCCCTCGAGACGACCGACCAACTCTGCGTTGGCATCGTCAACGCCGCTGGCACCGACATGGACGAGATGGGCGGCAAGGTGGGCGCCTTGGCCGCCGGCCTCGGCACCATCAACCTCGCCGCTCCGGGCGCCGGCGCCATCCTCACGATCTTCCTCGCCAGCCTCGCCATCGTCGGAGCTATGACGGTGTGGATCAGCCTGCTCATCCGCAAGGCGCTGCTGCTGATCGCCATCGTCCTGGCGCCCATCGCGCTCGCCGGCTCCAGCTGGGACCACACCCGCTCCTGGGCCAGCCGCTGGGCGACCTTCGTGATCGCGATGATCCTGTCGAAGGTCGTCCTGGTCGTGATCTTTCTGCTCGCCACTGCCCAGATCTCCGCCCCGATCGACGCGGACCTGGAGTCGGTCAGCCAGCCCATCGCTGGCGTCGTACTGATGCTCATGGCCGGATTCGCGCCGTACCTCACGTACAAGGCAATCGCCTTCATGGGCTTCGACATGTACAACGCGATGTCGGCCGAGCAGGAGGCCAAGAGCTCACTCAACCGGCCCATGCCGGTCCCCCTGTCCCGGCGAGGCGGGGCCGCCGAACCGGCCAAGGTCCTCGGCGGAGGTGGTGGTGGTGGGGCCGGCGTTGGCACGCAGATGCCTGCGACGCCGGGTGGTGTTGGCCCGAGCGGCGGAGCTGCTGGATCCTGGGGCGCCGGGGGCGCTGGCGCACCGGTCGGGTCCGCGGCAGCAGGAGCAGCCGCGGGAGCAGTCGTGCTCAAGCAATCTGTTGCTGCGGGACCCCGCCTGGGCAACTTCGTCGCCGCCCAGGCGAAGACGCAGACCGATCGCGACCACGCGGCGCCGCCCGAATCCACACCACCAGGTGTCGCGGATCCGCAGCTCTCGAGCTCCGCGCGGACGAGGTGA